In a single window of the Prochlorococcus marinus str. AS9601 genome:
- the dxs gene encoding 1-deoxy-D-xylulose-5-phosphate synthase, whose product MLLSELSHPNQLHGLTVSQLEEIACQIRERHLQVVSTSGGHLGPGLGVVELTLALYQTLDLDFDKVVWDVGHQGYPHKLITGRFSQFDSLRQQNGVAGYLKRSESKFDHFGAGHASTSISAALGMAIARDRKGENYKCVAVIGDGALTGGMALEAINHAGHLPNTPLVVVLNDNDMSISPPVGALSSYLNKVRVSPPLQFLSDSVQESVKNIPLIGKDIPEELKNIKGSVRRLSVPKVGAVFEELGFTYMGPIEGHDIANLIKTFNAAHKLKRPVLVHVVTTKGKGYPYAEADQVGYHAQSAFDLTTGKSIPSKKPKPVSYSKIFGQTLLKICEQDSKVIGITAAMATGTGLDILQKNIPDQYIDVGIAEQHAVTLAAGMSCDGLKPVVAIYSTFLQRAFDQLIHDVGIQNLPVSFVLDRAGIVGADGPTHQGQYDISYMRSIPNFVLMAPKDESELQRMLITSINHNGPTALRIPRGSGLGVAVMDEGWEPMNIGEAEILEEGEDILIIAYGSMVASAIETAKILKNMNINACIVNARFVKPLDKNLIMPLASRIQKVVTMEEGTLIGGFGSAIVELFNDNEINIPVYRIGIPDVLVDHASPDQSKEKLGLLPDQMADKIIKKFKLVI is encoded by the coding sequence ATGCTTTTAAGTGAGTTAAGTCATCCAAATCAACTTCATGGCTTAACAGTTTCACAATTAGAGGAAATTGCTTGTCAAATTAGAGAAAGACATCTTCAGGTAGTATCTACTAGTGGTGGACATCTTGGTCCTGGATTAGGTGTGGTTGAGTTGACATTGGCTCTATATCAAACTCTCGATCTTGATTTTGACAAAGTTGTTTGGGATGTAGGACATCAAGGTTACCCTCATAAATTAATTACAGGACGTTTCAGTCAATTTGATTCTCTAAGGCAACAAAATGGAGTCGCTGGATATTTAAAAAGAAGTGAAAGTAAATTTGATCATTTTGGTGCTGGACATGCAAGTACATCTATTTCTGCTGCTTTAGGAATGGCAATAGCGAGAGATAGAAAAGGTGAAAATTATAAATGTGTTGCTGTTATTGGAGATGGAGCACTAACTGGAGGAATGGCATTAGAAGCTATAAATCATGCAGGTCACTTACCAAATACTCCTTTAGTTGTAGTATTGAACGATAATGACATGTCTATTTCACCTCCTGTTGGAGCCCTTTCATCGTACTTAAATAAGGTAAGAGTTAGTCCACCATTGCAATTTTTGTCCGATAGTGTTCAAGAAAGTGTAAAAAATATACCCTTAATTGGTAAGGATATCCCAGAAGAACTCAAAAATATTAAAGGAAGTGTTAGACGACTATCTGTGCCTAAGGTTGGAGCTGTTTTTGAAGAACTTGGATTTACATATATGGGTCCAATTGAAGGTCATGATATTGCTAATTTAATTAAGACCTTTAACGCAGCCCATAAACTTAAAAGACCTGTACTTGTTCATGTTGTCACAACAAAAGGGAAGGGATACCCATATGCAGAAGCCGATCAGGTTGGATATCATGCACAGTCTGCATTTGATCTTACAACTGGGAAATCTATTCCATCAAAGAAACCTAAACCTGTTAGTTATAGTAAAATTTTTGGTCAAACCTTATTAAAAATATGTGAGCAAGATAGCAAAGTCATTGGTATCACAGCTGCAATGGCTACAGGTACTGGTTTAGATATATTGCAAAAAAACATCCCTGATCAATATATTGATGTAGGAATAGCAGAACAACATGCAGTTACTCTTGCGGCAGGAATGTCTTGCGATGGTCTTAAACCTGTTGTAGCTATTTATAGTACTTTTCTTCAACGTGCCTTTGATCAATTAATTCATGATGTAGGGATACAAAATTTACCTGTATCATTCGTACTTGATAGAGCTGGGATAGTTGGAGCTGACGGTCCTACTCACCAAGGTCAGTACGATATCAGTTATATGAGATCTATACCTAATTTTGTATTGATGGCTCCAAAGGATGAGTCTGAATTACAGAGAATGTTAATAACTTCAATAAACCATAATGGTCCTACAGCTCTAAGAATACCAAGAGGCTCTGGATTAGGAGTAGCTGTAATGGATGAGGGTTGGGAACCTATGAATATAGGCGAAGCTGAAATACTTGAAGAAGGAGAAGATATTTTAATTATTGCTTATGGTTCAATGGTCGCATCAGCAATCGAAACAGCAAAGATATTAAAAAATATGAACATTAATGCATGCATTGTTAATGCGAGATTTGTTAAACCTCTTGATAAAAATCTTATTATGCCTCTAGCAAGTAGGATTCAAAAAGTTGTAACTATGGAAGAAGGAACTTTAATAGGTGGTTTTGGTTCCGCGATAGTTGAACTATTTAACGATAATGAAATAAACATTCCTGTATACAGAATAGGTATTCCTGATGTTTTAGTTGATCATGCTTCACCTGATCAGAGTAAAGAAAAATTAGGGCTTTTGCCTGATCAGATGGCAGATAAAATTATTAAGAAATTTAAGTTAGTTATTTAA
- the psaK gene encoding photosystem I reaction center subunit PsaK — protein MFTTLFAAADPATFSWSPKCAVVMIACNVFAYAIARATIRKPNEGFEIPNSKFYGGLSHASVVGANCLGHIFGIGAILGLASRGVL, from the coding sequence ATGTTTACTACATTATTTGCAGCTGCAGATCCAGCAACTTTTTCTTGGTCTCCAAAGTGTGCCGTCGTAATGATTGCATGTAATGTTTTTGCTTATGCAATTGCTAGAGCAACAATAAGAAAACCTAATGAAGGTTTTGAAATACCTAATTCAAAATTCTATGGTGGTTTAAGTCACGCATCAGTTGTAGGTGCTAATTGCCTAGGTCATATTTTCGGAATTGGAGCAATCTTAGGATTAGCCTCACGAGGTGTTTTATAA
- a CDS encoding DUF3593 domain-containing protein, with product MNDLFFKFIEKLGSIDNTLLFAVSIIPYAIFLFYLYKIKSVNNFVKTGFSLTVLFVFITILVSIFTLNYYDKTLVEVDLLHGFAEAFLTLSDFVILFGFTNLLNSLEVNNS from the coding sequence ATGAATGATTTATTTTTTAAATTTATAGAGAAATTAGGTTCTATTGATAACACATTATTGTTTGCAGTATCAATAATTCCATATGCAATATTTTTGTTTTACTTATATAAAATCAAATCTGTTAATAATTTTGTAAAAACAGGCTTTTCCTTAACTGTTTTATTCGTATTCATAACTATATTAGTATCTATCTTCACACTTAATTACTATGATAAAACCCTTGTTGAGGTTGACCTCCTGCATGGCTTTGCAGAAGCCTTCCTAACTCTAAGTGATTTTGTTATTTTGTTTGGATTTACAAACTTGTTAAATAGCTTAGAAGTAAACAACTCTTAA
- a CDS encoding DUF2499 domain-containing protein, giving the protein MHELSFGTWLIHISSVIEWIFTIFVINKISKYKKYNLFFWLSLAMVPNLIGAMCAITWHIYDNQENLYGLVSLQGIFTFIGNSTLALAAIKIFRGEETYE; this is encoded by the coding sequence TTGCACGAACTTTCATTTGGAACTTGGTTAATTCACATCTCTTCGGTCATTGAATGGATATTTACCATCTTTGTTATAAACAAAATTTCTAAATATAAAAAATACAATTTATTTTTTTGGTTAAGCTTAGCTATGGTTCCTAACTTAATAGGAGCTATGTGCGCTATTACCTGGCATATTTATGACAATCAAGAAAATCTATACGGTCTAGTATCACTTCAAGGAATATTTACATTTATAGGAAATTCAACATTAGCCTTAGCTGCTATAAAGATTTTTAGAGGAGAAGAGACTTATGAATGA
- a CDS encoding peroxiredoxin, giving the protein MRNLVISIFISFIFLFNCTSVIAFDFAPEVGDIAPNFQLEGFNKNIKSKNIWELNDFQGKWLVMYFYPKDFTAGCTLEAKGFSELKKDFSKYNAEIVGISADNQDSHESFCSEKSINYTLLSDPDGIISKKYGSWIPPFSDRNTFLISPKGEISYRWISVLPINHAKEVLNVLKKKI; this is encoded by the coding sequence ATGAGAAATTTAGTTATAAGTATATTTATATCTTTTATTTTTTTATTTAATTGTACTTCAGTAATCGCTTTTGACTTTGCTCCTGAAGTTGGAGATATTGCTCCAAACTTTCAATTAGAAGGTTTTAATAAAAACATAAAATCAAAAAATATTTGGGAATTAAATGATTTTCAAGGTAAGTGGCTTGTTATGTATTTTTATCCAAAGGACTTTACAGCAGGTTGCACTCTTGAAGCTAAAGGTTTTTCGGAATTAAAAAAAGATTTTTCAAAATATAATGCCGAAATTGTCGGTATTAGTGCTGATAATCAAGATTCTCATGAAAGTTTCTGCAGCGAAAAATCTATAAACTACACTTTATTATCCGATCCTGATGGAATTATTAGCAAAAAATATGGTTCGTGGATTCCTCCATTTTCTGATAGAAATACTTTTTTGATTTCTCCAAAAGGTGAAATTTCTTATAGATGGATAAGTGTTTTACCTATAAATCATGCCAAAGAAGTACTTAATGTACTAAAGAAAAAAATATAA
- the rpmB gene encoding 50S ribosomal protein L28, with product MSRACELTGAKANNGMAVSHSHIRTKKLQQVNLQKRRLWWEEGKKWVNIKISTKALKSIQKVGLDKFAKSNGVDLKKF from the coding sequence ATGTCAAGAGCTTGCGAACTGACAGGTGCAAAAGCTAATAACGGAATGGCAGTGAGTCACTCACATATTCGTACAAAAAAATTGCAACAAGTTAATCTCCAAAAAAGGAGACTTTGGTGGGAAGAAGGGAAAAAATGGGTAAATATTAAAATTAGCACCAAAGCCCTAAAGTCTATACAAAAAGTAGGTTTAGATAAATTTGCCAAATCTAATGGGGTTGATTTAAAAAAATTCTAA